Part of the Natronogracilivirga saccharolytica genome is shown below.
CGGATGGGGTGTCGGCGGTATCGAGGCCGAAGCCGTCATGCTCGGCCAGCCGATTTACATGCTGAACCCTGAAGTGGTTGGACTCAAGCTCACAGGATCCCTTCCCGAAGGTGCAACATCCACCGACCTGGTCCTTGCCGTAACACACTTTCTCCGCAGCCACGGAGTCGTTGGCAAATTCGTCGAGGTATTCGGCGACGGACTCGATACGCTGACCGTCCCCGACCGTGCCACCATCTCCAACATGTCCCCGGAGTTCGGCTGCACCGTGACCTTCTTCCCCATCGATGACCGTACCCTCGACTATATGCAGCTTACCGGACGCAACAGCCAGCACATCGAGACCGTCGAGGCTTATACCCGCAGCAATCTGATGTGGCGTGAAAACGAAAACCAGATCCGGTACACCGAGCAGCTTGAGCTGGATCTTGGCGATGTCGTGCCTGCCATCTCCGGACCCAAGCGGCCGCAGGATAAAATCAGTCTCACTGATGTCAAAGACTCCTTTGTCAAAATCATGAAAGATTCCTACCAGCGGGACTATATTCCATATGAGGATCGCGAGCGCTGGCTGGATGAAGGCGGAGAGTTCCGCTCAACCAGGCCAGGTGAATCTCCTGCAGAAATCCCTGAAGAAACCGATGTCGCCGTAGAGACAAAGGATGTCACCAGTGACGGCATGAAATCCGTCCAGGTGAAAACCGGTGACACCGAATTCATGCTCAGTGACGGTTCGGTGGTCATTGCCGCCATCACCAGCTGCACCAACACCTCCAATCCGTCGGTTATGCTCGGCGCCGGACTCGTAGCCAAAAAGGCGGTGGATATGGGGCTGGATGTCAAACCCTGGGTCAAGACCAGTCTTGCTCCGGGATCCAAAGTCGTTACCCGGTACTACGAAAAATCCGGACTGCTTCCCTACCTTGAGGCACTGGGATTCCATGTTGTCGGATACGGATGCACCACTTGTATCGGTAACAGCGGGGATCTTCCGCCGCACATCGCCAAAGCCGTTGAGGAGAATGACATGGTAGTCTCATCCGTGCTTTCAGGCAACCGCAACTTTGAAGCCCGCATCCACCCCAGCATAAAAATGAACTTTCTCGCCTCACCCATGCTGGTTGTGGCATACGCTCTTGCCGGCCGTGTTGATCTCGACATGATCAACGAACCGCTCGGATACGGACCGAACTTTGAACCTGTCTACATGAAAGATATCTGGCCGACCGAAGCGGAAATCCGTGAAATAATGGAGACGGTCATCACCCCGGAAGACTTCAAGGAAAACTATGCTACCCTTTTCGAAGGCGATGACGCGTGGAAAGCACTTGAGGCTCCCACCGGAAAGGTCTATGAATGGAGCGATCAGTCCACCTATATCAAAGAAGCTCCGTTCTTCCTGGATATACCCGGAGAACCTCAGCCGCTGGACGATATTGTTGATGCAAGAACACTGCTGGTCCTCGGCGATTCCATCACTACTGACCACATTTCACCAGCCGGAAAGATCGGAGAAGATACACCTGCCGGGAAATACCTGATCAGCAAAGGGGTCAAACCGCAGGATTTCAACTCTTACGGGTCAAGACGCGGGAACCATGAAGTGATGATACGAGGCACATTTGCCAATGTCAGGATCAAAAACCAGCTTGTGGACCGGGAAGGCGGATGGACCATCCACCATCCGTCCGGTGAAGAAATGCCGGTTTATGACGCCGCCCAAAAGTATGCTGAAGAACAAACCCCGCTGGTTGTACTTGGCGGCAAGGAGTACGGTAGCGGCTCATCACGTGACTGGGCTGCCAAGGGCACAAATCTGCTTGGCGTAAAAGCCGTCATTGCAGAAAGTTTCGAGCGGATTCATCGCAGCAACCTGGTAGGAATGGGAGTGCTGCCTCTGCGTTTTCAGCCTGGTGAATCTAAAGAGAGCCTCGGTCTTAAAGGCGATGAAGAGTTCACAATCACCGGTATCTCCGAAGGCCTGTCACCAAACAAGGAGCTGGATGTCACAGCCCGCAAAAAAGACGGCAACGAGATATCTTTCAAAGCTGTAGCACAGCTGAACTCGGAAGTCGAAATTGCCTATTACCAAAATGGCGGCATTCTGCAGTATGTACTCAGAAGATTCCTCAAGGAAGTCTGATGTACACAGGATCATATTGAGATGGGAAACGTCCTGCCGGGTTAACCCTGATATTTTTAACTCAGTAAAGAGTGATGGCCTGATCCCTCTTTTTTTAAAAAAGTGCCCCGCTGTAATAAGAAAATTCGTATTATTCCCCGATCAACTTTATTGATCCTCTGCTCAGCGGTGTTCTGTCACCTGGCAAAAACTACAAGCTTTCCGAAAATATGACGCTTGTATTGTTTTGTGACTTTTATAATGTTTACAGTTATTGTACACGGGGGTCCATCGGTTTTAACACTGGTTACTACAGCAGTTTGAATGCTTTTAGTCATTTTCAACAAATCGGCAGGTAAAGGAAAAACAAAAGGCGTCGTCGGCAAATTATGCGACGAACTCCATGATCTTGGAGTTTCCTATAAAAAAGTTGAAAAAGCTGATTTTACCAGAAAAACAGTGGACAACCTGTTTGAAAACGGGAATGTAACCAGGGTTATCATCTGCGGGGGTGACGGCACCGTCAACCGTACCATCAACACTCTGTATGACTATCTGCAGGACATCGAGATCGGAATTGTACC
Proteins encoded:
- a CDS encoding aconitate hydratase, coding for MSNDIFGIVKELKTPTGTHKYYSLPGLQNQGYDVDKLPFTIRILLENALRNYDDFAIKKDHIETLLSWSPDGVPKDIPYMPARVLMQDFTGVPSVVDIASIRSEVARKKGSKAASGINPQVPVDLIIDHSVQVDFFGTTDAYRKNVELEYERNQERYSLLKWAQQGFADYSVLPPGLGICHQVNLEYLAQGVYLRDGFAFPDTLVGTDSHTPMVNGIGVVGWGVGGIEAEAVMLGQPIYMLNPEVVGLKLTGSLPEGATSTDLVLAVTHFLRSHGVVGKFVEVFGDGLDTLTVPDRATISNMSPEFGCTVTFFPIDDRTLDYMQLTGRNSQHIETVEAYTRSNLMWRENENQIRYTEQLELDLGDVVPAISGPKRPQDKISLTDVKDSFVKIMKDSYQRDYIPYEDRERWLDEGGEFRSTRPGESPAEIPEETDVAVETKDVTSDGMKSVQVKTGDTEFMLSDGSVVIAAITSCTNTSNPSVMLGAGLVAKKAVDMGLDVKPWVKTSLAPGSKVVTRYYEKSGLLPYLEALGFHVVGYGCTTCIGNSGDLPPHIAKAVEENDMVVSSVLSGNRNFEARIHPSIKMNFLASPMLVVAYALAGRVDLDMINEPLGYGPNFEPVYMKDIWPTEAEIREIMETVITPEDFKENYATLFEGDDAWKALEAPTGKVYEWSDQSTYIKEAPFFLDIPGEPQPLDDIVDARTLLVLGDSITTDHISPAGKIGEDTPAGKYLISKGVKPQDFNSYGSRRGNHEVMIRGTFANVRIKNQLVDREGGWTIHHPSGEEMPVYDAAQKYAEEQTPLVVLGGKEYGSGSSRDWAAKGTNLLGVKAVIAESFERIHRSNLVGMGVLPLRFQPGESKESLGLKGDEEFTITGISEGLSPNKELDVTARKKDGNEISFKAVAQLNSEVEIAYYQNGGILQYVLRRFLKEV